The Biomphalaria glabrata chromosome 7, xgBioGlab47.1, whole genome shotgun sequence region ggaatgttaggaacattgacatgaatatgaggaactgtcaagtcaagatgaagatgtcaagattttatgtttgttgtcttccccttaaattgaaaatgcccttgtaagacttgacagtagtggaaaaatattgacatatttttttttcaagggggggaggaatctgttagacactttatttatataggttagttatttagcgacgcaccaaagaagacgcatattgaacgggactagtgacgtttgggatatgttgggttagagaccggaaaataaGTTAGCAATAgaatactccagggtaacgacgtgtttagtgacagagacttttactgtggcctttttatcagaataaatccatgttgaatagttcatcagagttgactacatctcttcactcgtTAAAAACCGATGTGCCTGTTCTTGTATgtattgttgttcaactacacggaatacacccgaacatctatactcaaacgcttgcagagtaatttgGTTGAAatccaacagtcatccatagttgacttcaagacagcctgaactagcaacatcacacttgATAGAGTTTCTTGTGCCCTCCTTCTTcctttcttgcccagacataaatctggggcaagtagtttttttttctgttgtccaTAGACAATTGTGGCTGTTCATCActtgtgctccccacccgccatcgagtccaacaagggtcGAGCCATTCGGGTGTCCAGAATGAACCCACCAGGGCTATACCGGTGCTTTACCGAGTCAGCTGCTGCATccgacatgtgtccgatacattTGCTCCATGATTGACCCTTTAGGTCGATGACATATGCTGGTAGCTCAGCGCGACCAGCCGATTGACTCAGAGCGGGCCGTCTTTCACCGTGACTGAGCAGGGCCTGAGATATCTGCGTTTCACCACCAATATACCCAGCAAATTCAGTTGATTCAAAATGCTCTTGCtcgtattttttatttatttattccaaatcaacgttttgactcgTACGAAGTTGAAGAACTTTCTAATATTCAAACCTTTTATAGTGCAAAGAATTGCAAGCCTATTATTAGATGTACATGATTGAccatcatcatctcatctctgcctgtggtcccttatGGGACATAGGCCACCAGCCAGCTTCTTCaaggcgtctcggttctgggcgtgtctctccaactgtccccacgtcttgcccatctgcttgacatctgcttccaaattgcGGCGCCatatattcctgggccgtccctatctttctctttttaagtCTGTCGAGTATGATGGTAGTCagtctgttgtaaatattatctTCCTCTTCACTGTCATCCAAGAAACGTACAAGATTTACcaacagagatgtctgcaagtgaACTTTGACGACTACAGGTATAAACAAATAGTTTGAGAACATCGCGCAGGATGGACAACAGAACAAACTgagcgtgctggtacgaacctcGCCGATAGCGAAAGAAATGAAGTTGCCATAAAGAAGGGGATGCACAAGAAAGCAGCTCTGTTAGATAGCCCTGAAACAGGAGCATTCAGATACACGAACAGTGGCTAACTTTGCCACTTCGGAATCGGCTTACTTAGTAAGATCCGATTGTTCGTGGActcaaaaagaaacacaaactaGTTTTTCATGTGAGTACATTATTTACATCCTTTGTCTTtcaagacagaaggagacagTCGGCAACCTCGTCATGGTGAACAAAATGTCCATTTGTAGCGTACTCGTCATATACACATTACACATCCAGTTATGGATTTACGGCAGTGCGTCAACCCTGTGCCTATATTTCCGCAaacctaaaaatatacaaaatacacattttttgcttgcatatttaataattataattatttttaaagtagaaaaataagattacatactctaaaaaaaaaaacgagggcagaaaaaaatgtatttaaatacgtatttaaaataaaaaaaacagttaacacacgattagatttataatattatttttttagcaaaGATACGTAGgtctataattaattaataatatattaattaaaattccccaattaaaaacataaaataccatCTAAACATTAATAGTTATTCCAAgaataatttgtacaaaaaaatctaaatctatattacatagatctacgaTTTAACGTActaaaagaggagagagagagagagagagagagagagggcagtGACCGGGCGCGCTCTGCGCGCGAGCAGGTGAGGTCACGTCAGTACGTCATCATACGTGcggatagacagctgccaaataattgacctgaaaaactagggtccttcgatgtaaagttttacctgGATGTAATTTACTTCAaatatgaaggaacatccgaaacatgtacaacaaaTTCCACGtatattaacattatttttttttcagatgtcaGTGAAATCAATAACAGATGTTGATGATAACATGGCGGAAACTAAGAACAAACTTCCGTTCGATGACTCCTCCTTGTTTACAACTATAGCTTCCGCAAGTTCGTCAGAGATTGAAGAATTTTTGAGACTGTGTGATTCAAAATCTACAGACGTCTCTAACCACGCCCTAAACTGGGCAGTCCTACAGGCTTGTAATATAGGCCACGCCCATTTACTTCACTTTCTCCTCCAAGATGGCACGCGATTGGAACTCAGGGACGACAACGGAAACACACCTCTTATGATTTGCTCCATGCGAGGTTTTCCAGGCATTGTGGGTACACTTCTGGGCATGTCCGCAGACGTCAATGCTAAAAATAAGAATGGCGACACGGCGCTAATGTTGGCTACATCAATGGAAGTAATCAAATGTTTAATAGAGAATGAACGTTTACACCTAGATGAACAAAACTCCACTGGGAACACTGCCTTAatgtcagccatagaaacatctCATCTCCAGAAAGTCAAATTGCTGATCAATGCTGGAGCTAACCCGAAAAGAGAAGTCTCAAAGACTTGTCAGACTGGATTACTTGTCAATATTTCAAATGAAAGTGCCTTTGATGTGGCCAAAAGAATGGGATTCGGTCAACTGTTTGACTTGCTATATCATGCCAAATTGGTCAACTCAAATCCTTTGCAGTTGGCCGCTGTTGAAAATGACTTTGAGACCTGCATCTCGTTGCTGAAGTATAAATTATGTGATAAAGGTGAAACTCAAAATATTCAACCTGACATCCTCTGTCATGTTCTTCGACAGATACAGCTAAGGAAAGCTATTCTCACTTCTGATGTTGAATTAGTTCAAGAGCTATGCAGATTAGGCATGGATGTCAATAGATGTCAGTGCTGTAAGAAGTCTCGCATGGAGCTCGTGCTGGACATAGGAAGCTACGAACTTGCTGAAATTTTCTGTGCTCACGCCGTTCAGGTTACTCACGACGATCTGGTGTCCGCTGTTAAGGCAGACCATGTCCGGAATACTCACCTTCTAGTAAGCCATGGAGCACCAGTTAACAAATTCAACGATCAGCGCCTTTTGACGTACAAGGATTCTGCTCTAAATATTGCATTGCAGAGCTCATTAACGAGTGCAGCCAGCGTCCTTCTTTGCCACGGTGCTGAGCTCGACGCCGACTGTGCTGTCACTCAGGCCTTCAAGAGCAAGAACATGAAGACGCTCTACTTTCTTCTGACAGAGTGTGCTGAAGCGACCAAGGCTGTGGTGCGAAAACCAGAATCGTTGATACAAGCAGTAGAATTAGGAGATATTCAGCTCATACAGCTTCTTTTAGACGCAGGGGCGAACATTTACGGAGCCTACGAAAATAAGACTCCACTAATGAGCACTGTCAACATAGAGGTCATAAGGTTTTTATTAAACAAAGGagcaaatataaattttaaaaccaCCACAACAGCTTTGATCTACGCAGTATCTTGGGATTATTTCCTAGATAACTTGACCTCACACCCTCAGCTAAGGTATGAAgagattaaagaaaaaatattaccaGTGAttgatttgtatctcaaaaatGGAGCTAATTTAGAAGACTATAATAATCATGGGTGCACGGCTTTAATGGAATCCGTTAAAGGTTTCTTTAGCGCAGAGGTTCTCAAATATTTGCTTCATACGGGAACCGATATAAACCGAAAAGATGATGAGGGTTTTACAGCACTTCACGGTGCAGCGACG contains the following coding sequences:
- the LOC129927327 gene encoding putative ankyrin repeat protein RF_0381, which encodes MAETKNKLPFDDSSLFTTIASASSSEIEEFLRLCDSKSTDVSNHALNWAVLQACNIGHAHLLHFLLQDGTRLELRDDNGNTPLMICSMRGFPGIVGTLLGMSADVNAKNKNGDTALMLATSMEVIKCLIENERLHLDEQNSTGNTALMSAIETSHLQKVKLLINAGANPKREVSKTCQTGLLVNISNESAFDVAKRMGFGQLFDLLYHAKLVNSNPLQLAAVENDFETCISLLKYKLCDKGETQNIQPDILCHVLRQIQLRKAILTSDVELVQELCRLGMDVNRCQCCKKSRMELVLDIGSYELAEIFCAHAVQVTHDDLVSAVKADHVRNTHLLVSHGAPVNKFNDQRLLTYKDSALNIALQSSLTSAASVLLCHGAELDADCAVTQAFKSKNMKTLYFLLTECAEATKAVVRKPESLIQAVELGDIQLIQLLLDAGANIYGAYENKTPLMSTVNIEVIRFLLNKGANINFKTTTTALIYAVSWDYFLDNLTSHPQLRYEEIKEKILPVIDLYLKNGANLEDYNNHGCTALMESVKGFFSAEVLKYLLHTGTDINRKDDEGFTALHGAATHNKLDFAEAFLKYGAIVNLKSFNGRTPLHEAVKDVNITKLLLENQAKVNAKDKNGDTPLSLASKHPGDTVDVVKLLITSGADVNHKNNSGMYPLWLAAQNFKIKCLESLIEAKADLSHDDQQQKSALSILLNDWSPSGQSQKTALILAQHGASAKFVRSDVIHRLIAAGNDGILIQKLIKSRFSPTDIILKSPVLNWPDTCVSPLAVSLILDSVDFFCYFCENWYLTNSDIKILSRNKRIINFLQQRRTKALSYLKQVSRQPMRLELLCFITVSSALGSDRGRRERVQNSKLPVLFQDMLLFSKLEVKVLQQVTRDGTGLLYELSNNQVDGNDEDKCSSEYILYERWFH